Genomic window (Gymnogyps californianus isolate 813 chromosome 2, ASM1813914v2, whole genome shotgun sequence):
agctcaaagcagcagtgagaaaTGATTCTATTTCACTCCCTCAGAATCGAAGAATAATTCTATGAAACTTAAGCAAATGGGTTTTTGAAACAAGTTTGGtctgtgaaaacatttctaGCTAAAATTGTGCTCATCTgatgaagaataaataaaaaagctgagGACATTGAGGAGcgatggggaagggagaaataaTGCAGATCTTAAAAAGAGACCTACTAGCTGAGTGTACTTGGTCTCTGTGCAGTATCTTACCCACTACAGGGACACCCTCACACTGCATTTGAGAGGGTGCAGGCAATCTCCCACTAgcagctttgtattttttaaaagaagtgaagAAGCAGTCATCACCTCTCTCTGACACTCATTTGTCTCAGGCTGTATCAATGGAGTCTCTCACAGTGTCAACGAACAGCTTCACTCTGGATCTTTACAAAAAGCTGAATGAAACTTCCAAAGgccaaaacattttcttttctccttggagTATCGCAACTGCTCTCGCCATGGTCTACCTGGGTGCAAAAGGTGACACTGCAACCCAGATGGCTGAGGTAAGCTCTGAAATTAGCAGTATATCACCTTATAGGCAGTTCCCACATAAACTGCATTGTTATTTTGCCCATGGGGCACTGAAAGGAACAACATGGGAGAACAGTGACCTGCCATAATGTTGGGTACAGCAAATAACCGCGCTGTTATTTGCGGTTATATTGCACTGCCAGCAGTCCTGCAGGTCACTGTTCTTCCACTTTATTTCCAAGatctccctgctctgcactACCCCTACATTTAGCTTACACTTACTGTTCCCAGAGCATTGCAAGTGGTCTGCCAGAGGGAAGCTACTGACATTAGAGACTACTGCTGGTCTTGCTTGGAACTCTACCTTCTGTTTTAATTGCCTTTTGAACAGAATAATTCACCTGATATAGCGCTCAAATAGTAACAAAGAGACAGCTTCATTAGCAAAATTAATACAGAGCTAAGATAATCTAGAAAAAGGAGTGCCAGAGATAAAATCACTGCTTCTAGACCGCAGCTGATTCTGGAAACAGGGTATCTGCTTTCTCATACTGCATACCAAAGTTAGTAAGCTCTCCTGAACACGTGTTGGGCTGCACAGGAGTAGTACAAATACCTTTTCTTGTGACATAGTTAGTCCATAAATAAGGTAATCCTCCCACGAATAATGGAGACATACTAGTACTGAAAATATGATTTCACTTATGCCCATTTTAGCAGAACTTTTCAGTCTTGTACACTTTTAGGTTATATGCATTTACTTAAACACCTTAAATGtataattttacatttctgtccCAGTAGTAAGACTCTGAAGTGCACTATGCTCTTTGTTGTGCTTTGTCACgatctgaaaataaattccatGTAGCCAAGCATGAACTGACCATTTATCTAAATAAATTCATATTTGAGCCATAATATTGATCTATTATTAAGCAGTAAATGTGACTAAAATCTATATAATAATGATACAGTTATAGATACTAAGTCAAGAGTAAGGTCTTGTCCTCAGTAACTTCTAATAGACTGTCATTGGGCATGACTGGTGAATTACCGCAGAAAACTAACATAATTACAAAACTCTTGGGCACATTTATCTTCAAAAAAACAAGCTGTCTTTATGAACATTTATCATCGTCACAGGTTCTTCATTTTAACCAGACTGCAGGAGAAGAAGGTTCATCTGAGACAACAAGGCCTTCTCTGGGGAgaccaaggaaaagaaagatggtaTTTATTACAACAAAAgactcagagaaaaaaaatctctgagaAAGGGATAGTTCATCACAACTACTGCTTTAGCCTTCTAACATTTGCTTGTCTTCAGTCTATATCTACTGTCTCACTTCAGTAAGAACTAtatatagaaagagaaaaagccaaCAAGCAGATAATGTTACCATAAAACTCATGGACTCAGgccttcaaaagcagaactgagaCACTAACAGCATTTTGATTGGTCCTAATACTGTGTTACTTGGTTTTAGCTGGTCTATGGCAATATCAACAAATCAATTGTCCTAATGTGCTTAGGACAACTCTATCTCTTATCAGCATCAGGGTTTTTTGTCTGTAGTGAAAAACAACTACTGCATTTACACCTGACTCCAGCCCTACCCAATAAACTCCCTTCCACCTTTTTCACGCATGGACACATCAGGCAAACAAAATTCCTCTTTAAGCCAATGCATGCTGATTCACCCTTGTTCATCAGCTCCCCAGAGACTTGCCACCAGGAAGAACTGCCCAGATCTTTTTCATCAAATCAACTCCCTAAGCACCGAAAGGCTTGTAAACTCAAACAAGCCATGTTTCTTTAGCATAGAAACGAAAATAAAGCTCAAAGAAACTAGATTAGacaaactggaaataaaagggGCGAGAAGGTTATATCATTCTCTCCCTAGGTGGCGGGGGATGAATCTTCAAGATGAATCATTACATCCACATTCATTTTAGCAACTCACTGACTTTCTCAGTTGTAGCAAAGACTGCCTAATCTGGTCCTTCAGATGTTTCCCCCCATTACCTCTTCAGTCTGTTCCCATCCCCTTGCAAAACTCAGCCTCTCCTATCCTGTGTCCTCTGGCTACCAAATTCTTTCCCAGGTGTCCTTCCTAGCAGCCCATGTCTCAGCATGAGTGAGAAAAGACCAGAGTAAGGAATGCCACCTGACCAACCTTATGACAAGTCACCATGGCACAGACTTTCAGTGCCTCACATGCAGGGCATGGTATATGCCATGGAGGAGGAGACTGCACCCAAGCAGCTGGAGGGGAGCTGCTGACAGGTAGCAGCTTATTCCTCCGTTAGCAAAGCAACAGCTGGCAACAGCTGGCAAGCAAGCTCATGCTCCCTAAAGCCATCAACATTGACATCCAGGACAAGCTCCCTCCAAAATccaaacagcaacagcaaaattcaTCTGAAACATAGAAAATCTGAATAGTCGGTAAGTCTATGCCCTGACATTAGTGTCTGTTAGAACAGAGCACCTCCTGAAAAGCCGCAGAGCTGCCTTGATGGGTCCTTGTGACACTGAAAATTAGGCCTGACCATGACTGAAATGAGGAGATTGAACTTCCTGGGTGCACCATCAGCTGATGTCCCCAAAGGCCTACACAGCACTGTAGAAATAGATCATCGCCCTACAGACATAAAACAATTTGTCCAGTTATACATAGTGCTGCAAACATGCAACATACTCAAAAAAGAGCTCCATCTcctgaaattcctttttaattaaaacaaccTGGGCATTTTAAATAACCACAGCAGGTGCAAcacttcagacagaaaaaaaatattccatattAATTGGTGTCTCTTTCCAAGGATCCTGAGCACAAGCAAGCTGAAAACATCCACTCCGGCTTCAAAGAGCTCCTGTCTGCCATCAACAAACCCAGAAGCACCTACTTGCTGAAGACTGCCAACCGACTGTATGAGGAAAAGACCTACCCATTACTGCCCGTGAGTTGAACATTTTTACTTAAGAATATTTTGACATTAAGAGGGATTGTCAACAGAGATGATaaaaattttccaaatgatAGCACTGTGGTTTCAGCGAGAACATGAGGACAGCCATACGGGGCTAGCCTTTCACGGACAAGAGGTCCATCTGCCTCCAACAGTGGTCAACAGTTTAGGAAGCGTATGGGAACAAGGCACGCTGTGCAGTAATGCTTCTCCAGAATCTGCTCTGGTCACCAAGCAATCTGCAGCTCAGGGACTTCCTGAACCAGAGGGCATGTCTACTTAATAGACCTTGATGAGCCGTTCTTTCATCAAGTTGCAGACTTGCCTTTTGAATCTACCACAACCCTCAGCACCAGCAGTTCCACAGCTGAACTATACACTGTAGGAAGCGCCTGTGTTTTTTGAGCCTGCTATCTGTTGGCATCAttattggtttgtttttcctctaaagGACACTTCTCCATATCTCTGGTCATCCTTGTCCCCTGTCTCTGTATCTTTTATACTCCAGCATTTCTGAGACTGAGGAGGCCAATGCTGCATAGAGAACTCAGAAAATGGGCACACCATTGCTTTATACAGTGGCATTCTAATATTCTCTCTTTTGTTCCCTACTCCTTTCTTTGTAACTCTTAAAAttgtatttgccttttcagCCGCTATtgggcagatttttttcatgcagctgTCCATTATAGCTTTAACACCTTATTCCTGAACAGTAATAATCACTCTCTGTAGTGTACGCTTCACTGGatcattttataaatgttttaatatatattttttaatgtaaatatttagaCCTGTATTTtatagaataaatattttagcacAGATCCCAGGACATATCCCTGTGGTATTCCAGTACTAATAACCCGTCACTGTGAACACTATTTCCTCCTACTCTTGGTTTCCAGTCCTTTAAACAAATAAGAGCTATCTGTGTCGTCCCATGGATGCTGAGCCTTTGGTGAGAAGTCTTACAAAATGCCTTTTGGTAATCCAAATAGACTGTAATGGCTCAACCTTCTTACTCACATGCTTCCTGACACCTTCAAAAAACTCCAACAGATTTGTGATTTAGGACTTCCTATTACAAAATGCTGTTGACACTCCTCCAATATGTCATGTTTATCCATACGCCCACTAGACCTATTCTATTCATTCGCCCCGTACAGACTCATGAGTTTGTAACTACCTGTatctttgaaatctttttaaaaactgacgTTGTATTAATCATCTTACAATTTCTTGGCAGGTGGTTTTAAACGAGATTACTGTTCTTTCATCTTGGAGTTTGTTTTGATCTCCTGAGTAATTAGTAGTTTGTCCTTCTGAATGCTTATTGCTCATTTTCTCCATGATCTCACGTACCTATGCTTTACAGAGAATCTAGAGAATTTCCTGCTGGGAATCTCCATGAACTGTTTCACAGCAGACAGCAATGCAAACgttaattctgcttttctgccatGACTTTATTCTACTAGAACATTCCCTTTATACCTGATCCTCTATTGTCCTCACAAACTCTTGGCAAGTTCCTCGCCTCTGAAGCAAactaaaagctttgtttcaaTATATGAGACTATTCTTCCCTCTCATACTGAACTCTACAtcataaagcaggaaaaaagtatttaaatgatataaaatgtcattttgagaaattaaaaaaatttgtgaataatgtttatttcatgggatatttcaaaattacaaaTTTGCACTTTGgatttcaaacacaaaaatctgaAGTATCAGTTTCTTTGAGACTGAAGTTTGATCAGTCCTTACTTAATATTTAGCACAGAATGTATCAGACCTTATTTTAAGGGTTATCCCATTtcaaacaaattatattttcttcaattATGTATTAGCAGATTGTATAATCTGTTGAAGTGATTACTTCTAACATTTTTATAACTCAAATTTAACTAAGTAAGCATACATTTTCCAATTCTATCTTTCAGAAATTCTTACAGCTCATTACAAGCTATTACAACGCAAAGCCACAAGCTGTAAACTTTAAGACAGCTGCAGAACAAGCCAGAGTACTGATCAATTCGTGGgttgaaaatgaaactgagagTAAGTACCACTCTGATGGCTTTTTTCTTGTCTCACTTTCAAATCATTTGTATTTCCACATTTATTGCTCTTGCAGCCAAGGATCCATGAAAGATGGAAACTCAGGGGAGGTGATGAGCAACGTGCAGCTAAATGGCTTGAAGAATGCCTCCCTCCAAACCTAACTGCTGGTCCTTACAAGGTCCTTCCCTTGACTCTTCATGCTGTAGCctcttttgaattatttctgttacagaGGGAGGCACAGGTAGATACGGAGTGGCTCCACTCTCATTAGTGAGGGTTTTACTTCTGCATTCTTCAGCTGCTTGCAACCAACTTCACAGAACATCCAAGCTATTCCACTTTATCCACTTTACCCACTTTCCAATGCCATTTACTACCGAAACTGcaatatactaaaaaaaaaaaaaaaaaagacatagagATActtcaaaagccatttttacCACATGTACACCATGAAAAATGTACGgtaaaaaaacctcccaaatgcaaacatttttcctaGATAGGTAGGCCCAGAGAAGGCACAATTAAAATCGGCGAGTTACACAGTCACACTGGAATAACCGTCCTATTTGTCTGATTTTGAAGGGAAAATCCAGGatctgctgcctgcaggatCTCTCAGTTCTCACACTGTGTTGGTCTTAGTAAAtgccatttatttcaaaggaaactgggaaaagaaattttgggagaaaaatacttctgagaCGTCCTTCAGACTGAGCAAGGTAAATTCCTTGTCTATATGCCTATTGTCATATGTCAGTATGTCTATTAGTGAAGAGCAAGAAACCTCTAAATATTTCACTTGCATTTCGTATGCCTCTGCAACACTACTCATAGCTGGGCACACGGTATAAACTCAGTGAGAACGGCAACTGTGAAACTAAGTCAGCATTATCTTATTTACGCATATCCATGAGAATATGATTTTAACTTTAATTAATAACTCTTCAGTATCAAAATACTTGAGAACACCGTGGTTAAGCAGCTTAAGGACAAGAGGAAATTTCCGTAAGTACCAAGGTCCCATTTTCAAAAGGGACTGACTTGCTTTTGAGAGCAGGGCTTACACACCTCTgtctcttttctgcttctgagacACAGTCTATACTCTGAGTTCAAGGAAACTGAACCGGCTGTTCTTTCCTCACGCGCCGTGGGCGTTGTGTAAAACCTCAGAGGGAATTTTCATGGAGGTTTGTCATTTTAGCTGAGGGTGTGAGGATGATGTCTTCAGTATACACTGAGGGCACGTTATTGAGCTAACAGTATTTAAATGATCATGCGCTGACGATTCACAGTAGCTGACTGCATGCATATTTTCggactgtgtcaaaggcaagcaaaattatttgtcaATGGAAGCAAATATCTTGTTCGACATAGATTATGAGTGCAAACACCTTTTGTATGCCAGGCAATGTGAAGCGATTGTGTCGATGATGTGACAGTGTATCCGAAACATACTAGGCTACATGTGCGGTTTTAGGATCCATCGTGGTACAcggttgtggtgggttgaccttggctggctgccaggtgcccaccaagactctctgtcactcccccttctcaacaggacagggggagaaaaataggatgaaaagctcatgggtcaagataaggacagggagatcatttaccaattaccatcacgggcaaaagagactcgacttagggaaattaaattaatttattgccagttaatCAGAGTAGGTTAATGAGAAGTAAGACCAAATATAAAacagcttccccccacccctcccttcttcccaggctcaacttcactcccaactctTCTAGCTATCCTcccaagcagtgcagggggatggggaatgggagctgcggtcagttcatcaaacgttgtctctgctgctccttcctcctcacacttctctcctgctgcagtgtggggtcccacccacaggatacagtccttcatgtccaacgtgggtccttcccacgggctgtagttcttcaagaactgctccagtgcaggtcctttccacggggtgcagtccttcaggaatgggctgctccagcgtgggtcccctgtggggtcacaggtcctgccagaaaacctgctccagcatgggctcctctccatggggtcacaggtcctcCCAGGAGcatgctccagcgtgggctctccatgggttgcagcttccttcagggcacatccacctgttccagcatggggtcttccatgggctgcagggtggatatctgcaccaccatggtcttccccacgggctgcaggggaacctctgctccggcgcctgaaacacctcctccccctccttcatcactgaccttggtgtctgcagagttgtttctctcacagattctcactcctctctccctgctgctgttgcgcagcagtttttaccctttcttaaatatgttatcacaaaGGCGCTACCAACGTCACTgactggctcagctttggccagtggcaggtccgtcttggagctggctggaactggctctgccTGACATAGAGGCAGCTTCTGATGTCTCCTCACAGAAGtcatccctgcagcccctccgctaccaaaaccttcacatgtaaacccaatacatggGTGCACAGAGAGGGTTTAATTCACAGAGTACCTGATAGCAAAGCCTGCAAACAGATAAACTTTTGCGCTCAAATGTAACAATGTAAAGGAGAGAGTCACTATATTAGTAAAAGCTCTGTGAACATAATACAGCATAGGAGTTCAGAAGACTATTGGGTAATCCAATTCCATTTGGTAATTCGGTCCTCTATGGtttggggaagaggaaaagccaGCACAGGTCACAGAAAATGATGATTCAGAGGCAAAGCGAGACAGGCAGTATTGCCTGGAAGGATAAAACAGGCAAAAGAGTTGATGGCATCTAGGGGAAGAAGGccaacattttttcccccaatcaAGGCCCTCAGTCCAAAATGGAACCTTTGGGAGAAAGCATTACACACCTACAGTAGTTACTTGCTTATCAAAGCTAactcctttattttaaaatgagaaatatattACATGTGATTCAGCAGGTAGATAGCATATGTGTCTCTGCTGATTTTTTGTAAAGACCCCAATGACTTTGAAAAGGGGGTGTATCTGATACTGTCCAAAGGAAAGGGTACTGAGTATCCAAATGCTGCTGAGTCTTGTACTTGTTTacaaatttttgctttctattcAATGAAGCAAGTAAACTTTATCATCCATTTTAAGGAATGTACTTAAGTTAAGGAAGTAACACTATTTTTTATGTCTGAATTTTTTCACAGACCAAGACTAAACCAGTACAGATGATGTTTCTGAGAGATACATTTTTGATACTCCATGAAACAACCATGAAATTCAAAATCATTGAACTGCCATATGTGGAAAATGAACTCAGCATGTTTGTTCTCCTACCAGATGACATCAGTGATAACACTACTGGTCTGGAGCTGGTAAAACTGACCTACTGTTGCATCACATATATACACTATGAGACAGTaacagaaacagatgaaaagagTGAGGAAGAGCGAGCTTCAAAATCACAGTGGAATAGGTTCTGACGTGTGCATACTTTGTTTCATAAACTGTAAGACCATGATTTCTCAGCTTAGGATTCAGGGCATCTGATAACATTgcaaacacagtattttacttAGGGATACATCTAAAAACTATGCCCACACAACTGCCTTAGCTTATTTTGTGTCCTCTTTTCTATTGCCAGAATAGCCCAAGGAAAGCAAGGACCAAATCTGAATGACCGTGCCCTAGAGTTATGTTCTCCTGAGGGCtgcattaattcatttttatgtcaTTTGCAGTCCGGATTTGCACCTGATATTTTGTGGTGAGGTTTCTCAAACGAAGTGCTGACTACCCTCACCCAGAAGGTATCAACAGCCACTCATGACCACGCCAGGATCAGTTTCAGATTCTAAACAAATCAGGgcaaacatctttttatttgtacCTGAGGACCCATGCGTTCCACTTATTTACCACTGCTAAGAGAAAAGTTATCCATATACACACACAGCAAGTGCCTGTCAATATCATTATGAGTCATACATTGCAAAAAAGCAATATTCttcacaccagaaaaaaaataatgaactaCTCTGAGGGTTCAGGCCTATACCTCGCCacctttaagaaaataaataggagTATAAGTCACTTGGCACTTTGCAGGATCATGCCCTATCAATATGGCACACGTTCCAGCTGTACCCCCTGCTGGTAGCTGGGCTTTGTTTTACATGTTCTTGATGAGCATTAAGACACTGGTGTGTGCATGTCTCGTCTCTGCCCTTCGCATTCCaactattttcttcctcaacTCATTGCAGGTAGAAAGAGAGCTGACCTATGAGAAATTGGCTGAATGGACCAAATCAGCCAATATGATGAAAGCTGAAGTGGATCTGTACCTGCCCAAGTTGAAGCTGGAAGAGAATTACGACCTTAAATCCACTTTGAGCAGCATGGGGATACGAAATGCTTTTGACCCAGTTCAGGCTGATTTCACAGAGATGTCAGTGAAGAAGGATCTTTTCATCTCAAAAGTTATTCACAAAGCTTTTGTGGAGGTCAATGAAGAAGGT
Coding sequences:
- the LOC127029999 gene encoding heterochromatin-associated protein MENT-like encodes the protein MESLTVSTNSFTLDLYKKLNETSKGQNIFFSPWSIATALAMVYLGAKGDTATQMAEVLHFNQTAGEEGSSETTRPSLGRPRKRKMDPEHKQAENIHSGFKELLSAINKPRSTYLLKTANRLYEEKTYPLLPKFLQLITSYYNAKPQAVNFKTAAEQARVLINSWVENETERKIQDLLPAGSLSSHTVLVLVNAIYFKGNWEKKFWEKNTSETSFRLSKTKTKPVQMMFLRDTFLILHETTMKFKIIELPYVENELSMFVLLPDDISDNTTGLELVERELTYEKLAEWTKSANMMKAEVDLYLPKLKLEENYDLKSTLSSMGIRNAFDPVQADFTEMSVKKDLFISKVIHKAFVEVNEEGTEAAAATGVLVLRSKAPTMTFKADHPFLFFIRHNKSQTILFFGRFSLP